From the genome of Deinococcus sp. AJ005, one region includes:
- the ilvB gene encoding biosynthetic-type acetolactate synthase large subunit — MGQSDGQDASGQEISRGEMTGAKALWATLANHGISTVFGYPGGAIMPVYDALTYYPEVRHVLGRHEQGSIHAAEGWAKATGEIGVCIATSGPGATNLVTGLADAMMDSVPLLAITGNVARHLMGTDAFQEADITGITLPVTKHNYVVRDVEELPQIIAEAIRIARTGRPGPVLVDIPKDVQMAPYTGEIPAPHARPEIPAPSDESIARALELLKTAKKPVIMAGGGSLDSSAEITALARAWDIPVITTLMGLGAFPASDPLWLGMPGMHGSVAANRAISEADVLLGIGLRFDDRVTGRVNGFAPNAAIIHIELDAAEIGKIIRTHVPVRGDAKVAAAKLTEGAVKGEWPEWTAQIQEWKGRNETPDHWGAGYAVKAVVDRLTPDDILSSDVGQHQMLCAQLARFEKPRRWLNSGGLGTMGFGFPAAIGAGMAEPGVRSVVIAGDGGFQMTAQELATLKMYDIRNVKICIINNSYLGMVRQWQEMFHGKRYSEVWLGDSNPDFLKLADAYDVPGYRASNAEELPGAIDAWLNDPKSALLEVVVPHEHGVFPMVPAGAALYEMIESDPKRAAELKTQLAEAPMNDAAEVNDA; from the coding sequence ATGGGACAGTCAGATGGGCAGGATGCAAGCGGGCAGGAAATCAGCAGAGGCGAGATGACCGGCGCGAAGGCGCTGTGGGCCACGCTGGCAAACCACGGCATCAGTACCGTGTTCGGCTATCCCGGCGGCGCGATCATGCCGGTGTACGACGCGCTGACCTATTACCCGGAAGTGCGGCATGTGCTGGGGCGGCACGAACAGGGGTCCATTCACGCCGCTGAAGGCTGGGCCAAGGCAACGGGCGAGATCGGCGTCTGCATCGCCACCTCCGGCCCCGGCGCAACCAACCTGGTCACCGGACTGGCCGACGCCATGATGGACAGCGTGCCGCTGCTGGCGATCACCGGCAACGTGGCCCGGCACCTGATGGGCACCGACGCCTTTCAGGAGGCCGACATCACCGGAATTACCCTGCCCGTCACCAAGCACAATTACGTGGTGCGCGACGTGGAGGAACTGCCCCAGATCATCGCCGAGGCCATCCGTATTGCCCGCACCGGCAGGCCCGGCCCGGTGCTGGTGGACATCCCCAAAGACGTGCAGATGGCCCCTTACACCGGCGAGATTCCCGCACCGCATGCCCGCCCGGAGATTCCCGCGCCGTCCGACGAATCCATTGCGCGGGCGCTAGAGCTGCTGAAAACCGCGAAGAAACCCGTGATCATGGCGGGCGGCGGTTCGCTGGATTCCTCCGCCGAGATCACCGCGCTGGCCCGTGCCTGGGATATTCCGGTGATTACCACGCTGATGGGCCTGGGAGCCTTTCCCGCCAGCGATCCGCTGTGGCTGGGCATGCCGGGGATGCACGGCAGCGTCGCCGCCAACCGCGCCATATCCGAGGCCGACGTGTTGCTGGGCATTGGCCTGCGCTTCGATGACCGCGTGACCGGGCGCGTCAACGGCTTTGCACCCAACGCCGCGATTATTCACATTGAGCTGGACGCCGCCGAGATCGGCAAGATCATCCGCACGCATGTGCCGGTACGCGGGGACGCGAAGGTGGCCGCCGCCAAGCTGACCGAGGGGGCTGTGAAAGGCGAGTGGCCCGAATGGACGGCGCAGATTCAGGAATGGAAAGGCCGCAACGAGACCCCGGATCACTGGGGCGCGGGTTACGCGGTCAAGGCCGTGGTGGATCGCCTGACGCCCGACGACATCCTGAGCAGCGACGTGGGACAGCACCAGATGCTGTGCGCGCAACTGGCCCGCTTTGAAAAGCCCCGGCGCTGGCTCAACTCCGGCGGGCTGGGAACGATGGGCTTCGGCTTTCCGGCGGCCATCGGCGCGGGCATGGCCGAACCCGGTGTGCGCAGCGTGGTCATCGCGGGCGACGGCGGGTTTCAGATGACGGCGCAGGAGCTGGCAACCCTGAAGATGTACGACATCCGCAACGTCAAGATCTGCATCATCAACAACTCGTATCTGGGCATGGTGCGCCAGTGGCAGGAGATGTTCCACGGCAAGCGCTACTCGGAAGTGTGGCTGGGCGACAGCAACCCCGATTTCCTGAAACTGGCCGACGCCTACGACGTGCCGGGCTACCGCGCCAGCAACGCTGAGGAACTGCCCGGTGCGATTGATGCATGGCTGAATGACCCCAAATCCGCCCTGCTGGAAGTGGTGGTGCCGCACGAACACGGCGTCTTCCCGATGGTTCCCGCCGGGGCCGCACTTTACGAGATGATCGAATCTGATCCCAAGCGGGCGGCGGAATTGAAAACGCAACTCGCAGAAGCCCCCATGAACGACGCCGCAGAGGTGAACGACGCATGA
- the ilvC gene encoding ketol-acid reductoisomerase: MAAKMYYDRDVDTAPIENKLIAIIGYGSQAHAHAQNLRDSGFNVVVGLREGSSSKAKAEQAGLRVASIEDATKEADVVMLLIPDENQPKTYTESIEPHLTDGKALAFGHGFNVHFGRIKPPAGVDVFLVAPKGPGHMLRRVYADGAGMPGIFAVGQDATGKARDIALAYARGIGCTRAGVLETTFKEETETDLFGEQSVLCGGVTHLIQAGFETLVDAGYQPEIAYFETLHEVKLIVDLIYEKGFEGMRHSISNTAEFGDYVTGPRIITDETKATMKDVLSDIQTGKFAERFIEDAENGFPYMNEQRTKMRDHKLETVGKELRDMMPFISKKELEV, from the coding sequence ATGGCTGCAAAAATGTATTACGACAGAGACGTGGACACCGCCCCCATCGAGAACAAACTGATCGCCATCATTGGCTACGGTTCGCAGGCGCACGCGCACGCGCAGAACTTGCGGGACAGCGGCTTTAATGTCGTGGTGGGCCTGCGCGAGGGCAGCAGCAGCAAGGCCAAGGCCGAACAAGCCGGACTGCGCGTTGCCAGCATTGAGGACGCCACCAAGGAAGCCGACGTGGTCATGCTCCTCATTCCCGACGAGAACCAGCCCAAGACCTATACCGAGAGCATCGAGCCGCACCTGACGGACGGCAAGGCGCTGGCCTTCGGGCACGGCTTCAACGTCCATTTCGGGCGCATCAAGCCGCCCGCAGGCGTGGACGTGTTCCTGGTTGCGCCTAAAGGCCCCGGCCACATGCTGCGCCGCGTCTACGCCGACGGTGCGGGCATGCCCGGCATCTTTGCCGTGGGCCAGGACGCCACGGGTAAGGCGCGCGACATTGCGCTGGCCTACGCACGCGGCATCGGCTGCACCCGCGCGGGCGTGCTGGAAACGACTTTCAAGGAAGAGACCGAAACCGATCTGTTTGGCGAGCAGAGCGTGCTGTGCGGCGGCGTGACCCACCTGATCCAGGCCGGATTTGAGACGCTGGTGGACGCCGGGTATCAGCCCGAAATCGCCTACTTCGAGACGTTGCATGAGGTCAAGCTGATCGTCGATCTGATCTACGAGAAGGGCTTTGAGGGCATGCGCCACAGCATCTCCAACACCGCCGAGTTTGGCGACTACGTGACCGGGCCGCGCATCATCACCGACGAGACCAAAGCCACCATGAAGGATGTGCTGAGCGACATCCAGACGGGCAAGTTTGCCGAGCGTTTCATTGAGGACGCCGAAAACGGCTTCCCGTACATGAACGAGCAGCGCACCAAGATGCGCGATCACAAGCTGGAAACCGTGGGCAAGGAACTGCGCGACATGATGCCCTTTATCAGCAAGAAAGAGCTGGAAGTCTGA
- the ilvN gene encoding acetolactate synthase small subunit — protein MTDPILSYDQLLSILVRDEPRVLTRITALFGRRGYNIKSLSVGNTEHPGVSRMTIVVHGDRGVVEQAIRQLEKLHDVVKIIDHSLEKYVDREMVLVKVAITAESRVEVRQIAEDFRSRIVDVGRHALTFEVTGDEGKLTAFIEQMRPFGILETMRTGRIALTRGSNADIASHVYEGETQTLRPVMEGLEAREERARGVPNLF, from the coding sequence ATGACCGATCCCATCCTCTCCTACGATCAACTGCTGTCCATCCTGGTGCGCGACGAGCCGCGTGTGCTGACCCGTATCACCGCGCTGTTCGGGCGGCGCGGCTACAACATCAAGAGCCTCAGCGTGGGCAACACCGAGCATCCCGGCGTCTCGCGCATGACCATCGTGGTTCACGGGGACCGGGGCGTGGTGGAGCAGGCCATCCGCCAGCTTGAAAAGCTGCATGACGTGGTAAAGATCATTGACCATAGCCTGGAAAAGTATGTAGACCGCGAGATGGTGCTGGTCAAGGTGGCGATTACCGCCGAGAGCCGCGTGGAAGTGCGCCAGATCGCCGAGGACTTCCGCAGCCGCATCGTGGATGTGGGCCGCCATGCCCTGACCTTTGAAGTCACGGGCGACGAGGGCAAGTTGACCGCCTTTATCGAGCAGATGCGCCCCTTCGGCATTCTGGAAACCATGCGAACGGGCCGCATCGCCCTGACGCGCGGCTCGAATGCCGACATTGCCAGTCATGTCTATGAGGGCGAAACGCAAACGCTGCGGCCCGTGATGGAGGGCCTGGAGGCGCGGGAGGAGCGGGCGCGCGGGGTTCCTAATCTGTTTTAA